The Bos javanicus breed banteng chromosome 18, ARS-OSU_banteng_1.0, whole genome shotgun sequence genome has a segment encoding these proteins:
- the MRPS12 gene encoding small ribosomal subunit protein uS12m has protein sequence MSWSGLLRGLSMSLNYGLALAPRPWGTRPMATLNQLHRRGPPKFPPSKPGPTEGRPQLKGVVLRTFIRKPKKPNSANRKCCRVRLSTGQEAVCFIPGEGHNLQEHHVVLVQGGRTQDLPGVKLKVVRGKYDCGHVQKKK, from the exons ATGTCTTGGTCCGGCCTTCTCCGTGGCCTTAGCATGTCCCTAAATTATG GCCTAGCCCTGGCCCCCCGGCCTTGGGGCACGCGTCCCATGGCCACCCTGAACCAGCTACACCGTCGGGGCCCCCCGAAGTTTCCGCCTTCGAAACCAGGCCCGACGGAGGGCCGGCCACAGCTGAAGGGCGTGGTCCTGCGCACCTTTATCCGCAAGCCCAAGAAGCCCAACTCAGCCAACCGCAAGTGTTGCCGCGTGAGGCTCAGCACTGGCCAGGAGGCCGTCTGCTTCATCCCTGGAGAGGGCCACAACCTGCAGGAGCACCACGTGGTCCTCGTACAGGGCGGCCGCACACAGGACCTGCCGGGTGTCAAGCTCAAGGTCGTGCGCGGCAAGTACGACTGTGGCCACGTGCAGAAGAAGAAGTGA